From Gemmatimonadaceae bacterium, a single genomic window includes:
- the dnaE gene encoding DNA polymerase III subunit alpha, whose protein sequence is MSFVHLHCHSEYSLLDGANRIDDLIARALEFEQPALAITDHGNLHAAFEFQEKAKKAKLRAIIGMEAYVAPGDRRERSRPRPGAKPYFHLIILAESETGYRNLVKLSSLAYMEGFYSKPRVDRELLARYREGLIVSSACLAGEIATNLMDDRYDDAKAAALWYGDVFDGRYYLEVQAHDAGGLQSKLNAQVFRLAADTGLPVIATNDAHFLRRSDHDAHDVLLCIGLGKDLEAPDRMRYDDGLYFKSGPEIAAHFPDRPDVLENTLRIADRVHIELGKTYHVPSFPLPNGVATENELLVRLAEAGARERYGDPLPDEVRRRLDYELGVITTTGYAGYFLIVADFIAAARDRGIPVGPGRGSAAGSLVAYALRITDVCPLKFDLLFERFLNPERVSMPDIDVDFCFERRGEVIEYVRQKYGRNAVGQIITFGTMKSRAVIKDVGRVLGFTPQETDQLAKLIPNQPNYSLSVSEAVEQITDVRNLYRKEARYKQLLDYAIALEGLSRHAGVHAAGVVIAPGPLDDYVPVCTQTTKGAGGTEDESVVVTQYDMNYLEKAGMLKMDFLGLTTLTVIHDALAMIAERTGEQLDPSQLPLEDPETYRMLRAGRTAGVFQFESALATDLLRSMRCDRFDDLVASNALMRPGPLDAGMHKVFIRRKRGEEPVTYALPELEQALAGTYGVITYQEQVMRIAQILAGISLAEADVLRKAVGKKDAELIRNELGKFIEKSVARGYDRRIIEEIASQIETFGRYGFNKSHSVAYSVLSFQTAWLKVHYPAEFMAALLSSQIGDTDAVVKYINEAREMDIEVLPPDVNESGYKFTVVGDKRVRFGLGAIRNVGRTAIDAILAARRDGPFTALVDLADRVDLRTCNKRVFEALIGSGALDGLGGHRAQYLATLDSTLQEAALKQEETASGQVSLFGESSGGATATTLPARTLPNVQPWSDAERLAREKEILGFYISGHPLEPYRTEVELFATHTVAQLGTWTDQPIKLGVVVTAIKRQVSKRSGAEFARLTVEDFSGSSEVLVFPEAWTLLGDKIKPDVPVLLAGSYSRRDQGAENPVFIVESVTPFEQNRATGNVAVSIELGLGAGVSADVMRDVREAVEVHTGSAPLELRWNDGNGMSARLRSRSLRIAVTNAALNELRSILGPDRVRLVRGS, encoded by the coding sequence ATGTCCTTCGTCCATCTGCACTGTCACTCCGAGTATTCGCTGCTCGACGGCGCCAATCGGATCGACGACCTCATCGCGCGGGCGCTGGAATTCGAGCAGCCCGCGCTCGCCATCACCGACCACGGCAATCTCCACGCGGCGTTCGAGTTCCAGGAAAAGGCCAAGAAAGCCAAGCTGCGAGCGATCATCGGCATGGAAGCGTACGTGGCCCCGGGCGATCGACGGGAACGCTCGCGTCCGCGCCCAGGCGCCAAGCCCTACTTCCACCTGATCATTCTCGCCGAGAGCGAGACGGGCTATCGCAATCTCGTCAAGCTGTCGTCGCTGGCGTACATGGAAGGGTTCTACAGCAAGCCGCGGGTCGACCGCGAATTGCTCGCGCGCTATCGAGAGGGACTGATCGTGTCGTCGGCATGCCTCGCCGGCGAGATCGCGACCAACCTCATGGACGACCGCTACGACGACGCCAAGGCGGCCGCGCTCTGGTACGGCGACGTGTTCGACGGCCGCTATTACCTGGAGGTGCAGGCGCACGACGCAGGAGGTCTGCAATCCAAGCTCAACGCGCAGGTCTTCCGGCTCGCCGCCGACACCGGCCTGCCCGTGATCGCCACCAACGACGCGCACTTCCTCCGCCGGTCGGACCACGATGCGCACGACGTGCTGCTGTGCATCGGGTTAGGCAAGGATCTCGAGGCGCCCGACCGGATGCGGTACGATGACGGGCTCTACTTCAAGAGCGGGCCGGAGATCGCCGCGCACTTCCCGGACCGCCCCGACGTGCTCGAGAACACGCTGCGCATCGCCGACCGCGTGCACATCGAGCTGGGCAAGACTTATCACGTCCCGTCGTTCCCGTTGCCTAACGGAGTGGCCACCGAGAACGAGCTGCTCGTCCGCCTCGCCGAGGCCGGCGCCCGCGAGCGCTACGGCGACCCGCTGCCCGACGAGGTCCGCCGCCGCCTCGACTACGAGCTCGGCGTCATCACCACCACCGGCTACGCCGGCTACTTCCTCATCGTCGCCGATTTCATCGCCGCGGCGCGCGACCGCGGCATCCCCGTCGGCCCCGGACGCGGTTCCGCCGCCGGCTCGCTCGTCGCCTACGCGCTCCGAATCACCGACGTCTGCCCGCTCAAGTTCGATCTGCTGTTCGAGCGCTTCCTCAACCCCGAGCGCGTGTCGATGCCGGACATCGACGTCGACTTCTGCTTCGAGCGGCGGGGCGAGGTGATCGAGTACGTTAGGCAGAAGTACGGCCGCAACGCCGTGGGCCAGATCATCACCTTCGGCACCATGAAGTCGCGCGCCGTGATCAAGGACGTCGGCCGCGTGCTCGGCTTCACCCCGCAGGAAACCGACCAGCTCGCCAAGCTGATCCCCAACCAGCCGAACTATTCGCTCTCGGTGAGCGAGGCGGTCGAACAGATCACCGACGTCCGCAACCTCTACCGCAAGGAAGCGCGCTACAAGCAGCTGCTCGACTACGCGATCGCGCTCGAAGGACTGTCGCGGCACGCCGGCGTCCATGCCGCCGGTGTCGTGATCGCGCCCGGTCCGCTCGACGACTACGTGCCCGTGTGCACGCAGACCACCAAGGGCGCCGGCGGCACCGAGGACGAGTCGGTGGTGGTCACGCAGTACGACATGAATTACCTCGAGAAGGCCGGGATGCTCAAGATGGACTTCCTCGGCCTAACGACACTCACGGTGATTCACGATGCGTTGGCCATGATCGCCGAACGGACGGGCGAGCAGCTCGACCCGTCGCAGCTGCCGCTCGAGGACCCCGAGACGTACCGGATGCTCCGCGCCGGACGCACCGCCGGCGTCTTCCAGTTCGAGTCGGCGCTGGCCACGGATCTCCTCCGCAGCATGCGGTGCGACCGCTTCGACGACCTGGTCGCGTCCAACGCGCTCATGCGCCCGGGTCCGTTAGACGCAGGCATGCACAAGGTCTTCATCCGCCGCAAGCGCGGGGAAGAACCCGTGACCTACGCGCTGCCGGAGCTCGAACAGGCGCTGGCCGGCACGTACGGCGTCATCACCTACCAAGAGCAGGTGATGCGCATCGCGCAGATCCTCGCCGGCATCTCGCTCGCCGAAGCCGACGTGCTGCGCAAGGCGGTGGGCAAGAAGGACGCCGAGCTCATCCGCAACGAGTTAGGCAAGTTCATCGAGAAAAGCGTCGCCCGCGGCTACGACCGGCGCATCATCGAGGAGATCGCGAGCCAGATCGAGACGTTCGGCCGGTACGGCTTCAACAAGTCGCACTCGGTCGCGTATTCGGTGCTGTCGTTCCAGACGGCGTGGCTCAAGGTCCATTACCCCGCCGAGTTCATGGCCGCGCTCCTGTCGTCGCAAATCGGCGACACCGACGCCGTCGTGAAGTACATCAACGAAGCACGCGAGATGGACATCGAGGTGCTCCCGCCCGATGTCAACGAATCCGGCTACAAGTTCACCGTCGTCGGCGACAAACGCGTGCGCTTCGGGCTCGGCGCCATCCGCAACGTCGGACGCACCGCCATCGATGCGATCCTCGCCGCGCGGCGCGATGGACCGTTCACGGCACTCGTCGATCTCGCCGATCGCGTCGACCTCCGCACCTGCAACAAGCGGGTCTTCGAAGCGCTCATCGGATCGGGCGCTCTCGACGGTCTCGGTGGCCACCGGGCGCAGTACCTCGCCACGCTCGATTCCACGCTGCAGGAGGCCGCACTCAAGCAAGAGGAGACGGCCAGCGGCCAGGTCTCGCTCTTCGGCGAGTCCTCGGGAGGCGCGACCGCAACCACCCTTCCGGCGCGGACGCTTCCCAACGTGCAGCCCTGGTCCGACGCCGAGCGCCTGGCCAGAGAAAAAGAGATCCTGGGCTTCTATATTTCGGGACATCCGCTCGAGCCCTACCGGACCGAAGTCGAGTTGTTCGCCACGCATACTGTGGCTCAGCTCGGCACGTGGACCGATCAGCCGATCAAGCTCGGTGTGGTCGTCACGGCCATCAAACGGCAGGTGAGCAAACGGAGCGGAGCCGAGTTTGCGCGGTTGACAGTGGAGGATTTTTCGGGATCTTCGGAGGTGCTGGTATTCCCCGAGGCCTGGACCCTCCTCGGCGACAAGATCAAACCGGATGTGCCGGTGTTGCTCGCCGGCAGCTATTCTCGACGCGATCAGGGAGCGGAGAATCCCGTGTTCATCGTCG